The Fusarium oxysporum Fo47 chromosome II, complete sequence genome includes a region encoding these proteins:
- a CDS encoding Phophatidylserine decarboxylase-domain-containing protein: protein MVHQHGDHHKIPAKHRIHKPGAWLPADHRVHREYMRRVTKYADENPKELVPVLQEFKDFIEKTPRVYMYFIQMFEEIPQKHPYQSDPTGTPQLRDYEHMLQVLNHIFSTAPEWTDAAESVGMVGVPLCAIFDYPMGTPSGYAAFLDPDVNRMLKKVLNHWGKFLMTPKSAEVLGDHKQGWFGPVGLNDLVEVANKPNKTNFKFEEVFECDPSAKYYGFKSWDDFFTRKVRDSARPVASPDDDLVIANCCESRVYNIERDVKLRDRFFAKGQPYSILDMLAHDPLAEKFAGGTIYQAFLSALSYHRWHTPVSGKVVRAFVQDGTYFSEPLFEGVGEPGSTEISSAGLSQSQGYLSALATRAIILIEADEPAIGLLAFVGIGMDEVSTCEITVKEGQHVKKGQETGMFHFGGSTHCVIFRKGVKVEGFPEVGREENVPVRSQLAVVKK, encoded by the exons ATGGTTCATCAGCACGGAGATCATCATAAAATCCCCGCCAAGCACCGGATTCACAA ACCCGGAGCATGGCTTCCCGCCGACCATCGCGTGCACAGAGAGTACATGCGCCGCGTCACAAAGTACGCCGATGAGAACCCCAAAGAGCTCGTCCCCGTTCTTCAAGAGTTCAAAGACTTTATTGAGAAGACGCCCCGCGTGTACATGTACTTCATCCAGATGTTTGAGGAGATCCCCCAGAAACACCCGTACCAGAGTGATCCTACTGGTACACCTCAGTTGAGAGACTATGAGCATATGCTGCAGGTACTCAATCACATTTTTAGCACGGCGCCAGAGTGGACGGATGCGGCGGAGAGTGTGGGCATGGTAGGTGTGCCGCTTTGTGCCATCTTTGACTATCCTATGGGAACGCCTAG TGGTTATGCGGCGTTTTTGGACCCTGATGTGAATCGGATGCTGAAGAAGGTTCTCAACCACTGGGGCAAGTTTCTCATG ACACCTAAATCGGCTGAAGTTCTGGGAGATCATAAGCAGGGCTGGTTCGGACCCGTGGGTCTGAATGACCTCGTCGAGGTCGCCAACAAGCCCAACAAAACGAACTTCAAGTTTGAGGAGGTCTTTGAGTGTGATCCATCAGCCAAATACTACGGCTTCAAGTCCTGGGACG ACTTTTTTACTCGCAAGGTTCGCGACAGCGCTCGCCCCGTTGCTTCACCAGATGACGACCTCGTCATCGCCAACTGCTGCGAATCACGCGTGTACAACATTGAACGCGACGTGAAACTCCGCGACCGTTTCTTCGCAAAGGGCCAACCTTACTCTATCCTCGACATGCTGGCTCATGATCCTCTGGCTGAGAAATTCGCCGGCGGAACGATCTACCAAGCCTTCCTGTCCGCTCTCTCCTATCACCGCTGGCACACTCCCGTCTCCGGTAAGGTCGTACGTGCCTTTGTCCAAGACGGTACGTATTTCAGCGAGCCTCTATTCGAAGGTGTAGGCGAACCTGGATCGACGGAGATCTCGTCAGCGGGATTGTCGCAGAGTCAGGGATATTTGAGTGCATTGGCAACGAGGGCTATCATTCTgattgaggctgatgagcCGGCGATCGGACTCCTTGCGTTTGTTGGTATTGGTATGGACGAGGTTAGTACATGTGAGATTACCGTTAAGGAGGGACAGCACGTCAAGAAGGGACAGGAGACGGGCATGTTCCACTTTGGAGGCTCGACGCATTGTGTTATCTTCCGCAAGGGCGTCAAGGTTGAGGGATTCCCCGAGGTTGGTAGGGAGGAGAACGTGCCAGTTCGAAGCCAGCTGGCTGTCGTGAAGAAGTAA
- a CDS encoding glutathione S-transferase: protein MTSRITQLGKQLFTMAQKTKTDITLYTTNTPNGIKPSILLEELNLEYKVYPIKMTENEQKEEWFLKINPNGRIPALTDTLDGKQIRVFESGAMLQYLVDRYDKDHKLSFPHGSAEHWEMTSWLMWQMGGLGPMQGQANHFKRYAPEKIEYGINRYTNETRRLYRTLDTHLAQTSSGYIVGDKVTIADISIWGWVSSAKWAGVDLSEFPHLEKWLYKLLERPGFEAGRHVPTRHTAFELAKLSEEELEAKASASKAWVQSGMKEDAKK from the exons ATGACATCGCGCATCACCCAATTGGGAAAACAACTCTTCACAATGGCtcaaaagacaaagaccgACATCACCCTCTACACCACCAACACGCCCAATGGCATCAAACCCTCTATTCTGCTCGAGGAACTTAACCTCGAGTACAAG GTGTATCCTATCAAGATGACGGAGAATGAGCAGAAGGAAGAGTGgttcctcaagatcaaccccaACGGTCGTATCCCTGCTCTCACCGATACTCTCGACGGCAAGCAGATCCGTGTTTTTGAGAGTGGTGCTATGCTGCAGTACCTCGTTGATCGCTATGATAAGGATCATAAGCTTTCGTTCCCTCATGGATCTGCTGAGCATTGGGAGATGACCAGCTGG CTCATGTGGCAGATGGGTGGCCTCGGTCCCATGCAGGGTCAAGCCAACCACTTCAAGC GCTATGCTCCTGAAAAGATTGAGTACGGCATCAACCGCTACACCAACGAGACCCGCCGTCTCTACCGCACCCTCGACACTCACCTCGCCCAGACATCATCCGGCTACATCGTCGGCGACAAAGTAACCATCGCCGACATTTCCATTTGGGGCTGGGTCTCCAGCGCAA AATGGGCTGGCGTTGATCTCTCCGAGTTCCCTCACCTCGAGAAGTGGCTCTACAAGCTCCTTGAGCGTCCTGGTTTCGAGGCTGGTCGTCATGTTCCTACGCGCCACACCGCGTTTGAGCTGGCCAAGCTGAGTGAGGAGGAACTTGAGGCAAAGGCTAGTGCGTCCAAGGCTTGGGTTCAGTCTGGTATGAAGGAAGATGCGAAGAAATAA